A genomic segment from Colletotrichum higginsianum IMI 349063 chromosome 5, whole genome shotgun sequence encodes:
- a CDS encoding ABC-2 type transporter, whose protein sequence is MRSDGHNGHSPASSSGSFDFSTSTAAETGHREIEHLARHVTTASQHHAANAHVDVLNPPKNSSLDPNSANFDTAAWTKAFINLYESNPNAAPHRLTGVAFRGLNVFGYSSGTQYQKSAGNIALSMASDVVGLATGRSKRRIDILRDFEGLVEPGEMLLVLGPPGSGCSTLLKTLAGQTEGLNVSQESYMNFRGIEPRRMHDWFRGDVLYNAEVDVHLAPLSVGDTLEFASRARVPSWVPGGLTSNEYARVMRDVMMAAFGISHTVNTKVGNDFVRGVSGGERKRVSIVEAALTGAKFQCWDNSTRGLDSGNAITFCRNLRTQSDLLNVAAVVAIYQAPQSAYDLFDKVTVVYEGRQIFFGKIDQAKRYFEDLGFQCPERQTTPDFLTSMTSPSERRIKPGYEHLAPRTPDDFAARWKQSQLHAALMAAIDAYDGEHPPQQRLGAFEESIKAERSSWQRLKSPYTLTYPRQVKLCLWRGWKRLVADPEFTISSLVFNIIVGFILGSMFYNLKPESGTFYYRGGLIFFALLFNAFASEMEVLTLYTQRPVIEKHNRYALYHQSAEAISSYITELPYKITNIFTFNSILYFLANLNRQPGPFFFFCLVSFTVLLAMSGIYRTMASLARTSHQAMVPVTLVTIGVMMYAGFTVPTSYMQGWSRWMGYINPLSYAFEALMANEFHNREFRCSGMVPSGAGYDDLPLTGRSCATVGAVPGSDMVNGDRYIEQSFGYYNANKWRNVGILWACVIFFFITYIITAEYAKPPKGEGEVLVFRRGKLPPALGEKSGSDEEGQSRGVTVTEKMSTLPAEKKTTEARPRPSACGKPIFHWEDICYDVRIKDQDRRILDMVNGFVQPGVITALMGASGAGKTTLLDALANRVTMGVLSGATMVNGRPTDRSLSNRVGYVQQQDVHLETMTVREALEFSALLRQSAETPREAKLAYIDEVIDLLEMKDFVDAVIGVPGQGLNVEQRKRLTIGVELAARPQLLVFLDEPTSGLDSQTSWAICDLIEKLAKSGQAVLCTIHQPSAMLFSRFHRLLLLQRGGKTVYFGDIGENAKTMIEYLERNGAPRCPADANPAEWMLQVTAMSEDGPDWYDIWRSSPEFREVKEELRLLREQAGGQGPVDGAGQEVLHKEFASSVWTQFRHVFVRTAKHFWRSPVYIWSKLTLTILLALYIGFTFKSDNSLQGLQNQLYAFFMCLTTVNEFSKQIMPMFIPQRAVYEVRERPSRVYRWTTYFLSNVAIEMIWNTIAAVVFFFCWYYPARFTRNTTPDDVSIRGFTVFLFIWMFFLWLSTFSQLAIAAIETADLASIPASLFAILCMSFCGVGVVRADLPAIWADFMYWVSPMTYLVSGALSTCLHGSEVVCTAKELVRVPAPANTTCGDFLGPFVQGAGGYLVDGAATDVCSYCSMRTTDDFLARFNIEYGDRWRNFGLLWLYVGFNIVAACGLYWLVRVPKGQGVKRK, encoded by the exons ATGAGATCAGATGGCCACAACGGCCACTctccggcctcgtcgtcgggaaGTTTCGacttctcgacgtcgacagcCGCCGAGACCGGCCATCGGGAGATCGAGCACCTGGCCCGCCATGTCACGACGGCCTCCCAGCACCACGCGGCCAACGCCCACGTCGACGTCCTGAACCCCCCCAAGAACAGCTCCCTGGATCCCAACTCGGCCAACTTCGACACCGCCGCCTGGACGAAGGCCTTCATCAACCTCTACGAGTCCAACCCCAACGCGGCGCCCCACAGGCTCACGGGCGTCGCGTTCCGCGGCCTCAACGTCTTTGGCTACAGCTCCGGGACGCAGTACCAGAAGAGCGCGGGCAACATCGCGCTCAGCATGGCGTCCGATGTCGTTGGGCTCGCAACGGGGCGGTCAAAGAGGCGAATCGACATCCTGCGCGACTTTGAAGGGCTCGTCGAGCCCGGGGAGATGCTTCTCGTGCTGGGCCCTCCGGGATCGGGTTGCTCCACGCTTCTCAAGACGCTGGCCGGTCAGACAGAGGGCCTGAACGTTTCTCAAGAGTCTTACATGAACTTTCGAG GTATCGAACCGAGACGCATGCATGACTGGTTCCGGGGCGACGTTCTGTACAACGCCGAAGTGGACGTCCACCTGGCCCCTTTGTCGGTCGGAGACACGCTCGAGTTCGCGTCAAGGGCCAGAGTGCCGTCCTGGGTGCCCGGCGGGCTGACGAGCAACGAGTACGCCCGCGTCATGCGCGAcgtgatgatggcggccttTGGCATCTCGCACACCGTCAACACAAAGGTCGGCAACGACTTCGTCCGCGGCGTGTCCGGGGGCGAGCGCAAGCGGGTcagcatcgtcgaggccgcgctgACCGGCGCCAAGTTCCAGTGTTGGGACAACAGCACGCGCGGCCTCGACAGCGGGAACGCCATCACCTTCTGCCGGAACCTCCGCACGCAGTCGGACTTGCTGAACGTCGCGGCCGTCGTGGCCATCTACCAGGCGCCTCAGTCTGCGTACGAT CTCTTTGACAAGGTGACGGTAGTCTACGAGGGACGGCAAATCTTTTTTGGCAAGATTGACCAAGCGAAGAGATATTTTGAAGACTTGGGATTCCAGT GTCCCGAGCGACAAACCACGCCCGACTTCCTCACATCGATGACGTCCCCGAGCGAACGGCGGATCAAGCCTGGCTACGAGCACCTGGCGCCTCGAACCCCCGACGACTTCGCCGCGAGATGGAAGCAGTCACAGCTCCACGCCGCGCtcatggccgccatcgacgcctACGACGGCGAGCACCCGCCGCAGCAGCGTCTCGGGGCGTTCGAGGAGAGCATCAAGGCCGAGCGGAGCTCGTGGCAGCGGTTGAAGTCGCCGTACACCCTCACGTACCCGCGCCAGGTCAAGCTGTGCCTCTGGCGGGGGTGGAAGCGCCTGGTGGCGGACCCCGAGTTCACAATCTCCTCGCTCGTCTTCAACATCATCGTGGGGTTCATCCTCGGCAGCATGTTCTACAACCTGAAGCCCGAATCCGGCACGTTCTACTACCGGGGCGGCTTGATCTTCTTCGCCCTGCTTTTCAACGCCTTTGCCAGCGAGATGGAG GTCCTCACTCTTTACACCCAGAGACCGGTCATCGAGAAGCACAACCGGTACGCGCTATACCACCAGTCCGCAGAGGCCATCTCCAGCTACATCACCGAGTTGCCGTACAAGATCACAAACATCTTCACCTTCAACTCCATTCTCTACTTCTTGGCCAACCTGAACCGCCAGCCGgggcccttcttcttcttctgtctCGTGTCCTTCACCGTCCTCCTGGCCATGTCCGGCATCTATCGGACGATGGCGTCCCTCGCGCGCACCTCGCACCAGGCCATGGTGCCCGTCACCCTCGTGACCATCGGCGTCATGATGTACGCGGGCTTCACCGTCCCGACGTCCTACATGCAGGGGTGGTCCCGCTGGATGGGCTACATCAACCCCCTGTCCTATGCCTTTGAGGCACTCATGGCCAACGAGTTCCATAACCGTGAGTTTCGGTGCAGTGGTATGGTGCCATCGGGCGCCGGCTACGACGACCTTCCTTTGACGGGTCGTTCGTGCGCTACCGTCGGAGCTGTGCCGGGATCGGACATGGTTAACGGTGACCGGTACATCGAGCAGTCCTTTGGTTACTACAACGCGAACAAGTGGAG GAACGTTGGCATTCTCTGGGCTTGTgtgatcttcttcttcatcactTACATCATCACTGCGGAATATGCCAAGCCGCCAAAGGGCGAAGGAGAGGTCCTCGTCTTCCGACGCGGCAAACTGCCGCCTGCCCTGGGCGAGAAATCAGGCTCGGACGAAGAGGGGCAGTCCCGCGGGGTGACTGTGACGGAGAAAATGTCCACGTTGccggcggagaagaagacaacCGAGGCCCGGCCGAGACCCAGCGCCTGTGGGAAGCCCATCTTTCACTGGGAAGACATCTGTTACGACGTCAGAATCAAAGACCAGGACCGCCGCATCTTGGATATGGTTAATGGATTCGTACAGCCCGGGGTGATCACGGCTCTCATG GGCGCATCCGGTGCCGGGAAGACGACTTTGCTCGACGCTCTCGCAAACAGAGTCACCATGGGCGTTCTCTCCGGTGCTACTATGGTGAACGGCCGACCGACCGACAGGTCGCTCTCCAACCGAGTGGGCTATGTCCAACAGCAGGATGTTCACCTGGAGACTATGACGGTTCGAGAGGCCCTCGAGTTCAGCGCCCTGCTGCGACAGAGCGCCGAGACGCCTCGCGAAGCCAAGCTGGCGTACATTGACGAGGTGATCGATCTGCTCGAAATGAAGGACTTTGTCGATGCCGTAATCGGAGTCCCCGGCCAGGGGCTCAACGTCGAACAACGCAAACGCTTGACCATCGGGGTTGAGCTCGCGGCCAGACCGCAGCTCCttgtcttcctcgacgagccgaCTTCGGGCCTCGACTCCCAGACATCCTGGGCGATCTGCGACCTTatcgagaagctggccaagagcggccaggccgtcctcTGCACCATCCACCAGCCGTCCGCGATGCTCTTCTCCCGCTTCCACCGGCTCCTTCTGCTGCAGCGCGGCGGCAAGACGGTGTACTTTGGAG ATATCGGCGAGAACGCAAAGACCATGATCGAGTATCTCGAGCGCAACGGCGCGCCGCGGTgccccgccgacgccaaccCCGCCGAGTGGATGCTCCAGGTCACCGCCATGTCCGAGGACGGCCCGGACTGGTACGACATCTGGCGGTCGTCCCCCGAGTTCCGCGAGGTGAAGGAGGAGCTCCGCCTCCTGCGCGAACAGGCCGGGGGTCAGGGTCCCGTGGACGGGGCGGGCCAGGAGGTTCTTCACAAGGAGTTTGCGTCGTCCGTCTGGACGCAGTTCCGGCACGTCTTCGTGCGCACCGCGAAGCACTTTTGGCGGTCGCCGGTGTACATCTGGTCCAAGCTCACTCTGACGATTCTTTTG GCTCTATACATCGGTTTCACCTTCAAGTCCGACAACAGCCTGCAGGGCCTGCAGAACCAGCTGTATGCCTTCTTCATGTGTCTCACCACCGTCAACGAGTTCAGCAAGCAGATCATGCCCATGTTCATCCCGCAGAGGGCGGTGTACGAGGTGCGAGAGCGGCCGTCGCGCGTTTACCGCTGGACCA CCTATTTCCTATCGAACGTCGCCATCGAGATGATCTGGaacaccatcgccgccgtcgtcttcttcttctgctggtaCTACCCGGCGCGGTTCACCCGCAACACGACGCCCGACGACGTGAGCATCCGCGGCTTCaccgtcttcctcttcatctgGATGTTCTTCCTCTGGCTAAGCACCTTCTCGCAgctggccatcgccgccatcgagacggccgaccTCGCCAGCATCCCGGCCAGCCTGTTCGCCATCCTCTGCATGTCCTTctgcggcgtcggcgtcgtccgcgCCGACCTGCCCGCCATCTGGGCCGACTTCATGTACTGGGTCAGCCCGATGACGTACCTCGTCAGCGGCGCGCTGTCGACCTGCCTGCACGGGTCCGAGGTCGTCTGCACCGCCAAGGAGCTCGTGCGCGTCCCCGCGCCGGCGAACACGACGTGCGGCGACTTCCTCGGCCCCTTTGTgcagggcgccggcgggtacctcgtcgacggcgccgcgaCGGACGTCTGCAGCTACTGCAGCatgaggacgacggacgacttCCTGGCGCGGTTCAACATCGAGTACGGCGACAGGTGGAGGAACTTTGGGCTCCTGTGGCTGTATGTCGGGTTCAACATCGTGGCGGCGTGCGGGCTCTACTGGCTGGTGAGGGTGCCCAAGGGCCAGGGAGTGAAGCGCAAGTAG
- a CDS encoding Mitochondrial genome maintenance protein, with protein sequence MPPVPAQHGGAMGPSVADKLKMGAMMGGTVGAVMGFVFGSVNIMRYGAGPNGIMRTLGQYMLGSGATFGFFMSIGSVIRSDASPIANEAFRRAQRRPIIMYGPGSEYSKRQQ encoded by the exons ATGCCTCCCGTTCCTGCGCAACACGGCGGTGCCATGGGCCCGTCCGTCGCTGACAAGC TCAAGATGGGTGCCATGATGGGTGGCA CTGTCGGAGCTGTCATGGGCTTCGTCTTCG GCTCCGTCAACATCATGCGctacggcgccggccccaACGGTATTATGAGGACTCTCGGCCAATACATGCTCGGATCCGGAGCCACGTTCGG TTTCTTCATGTCCATCGGCAGTGTCATTCGATCCGACGCCTCCCCCATCGCCAACGAGGCCTTCCGCAGGGCCCAGCGGAGACCCATCATCATGTACGGCCCCGGCTCCGAGTACTCCAAGCGCCAGCAATAA
- a CDS encoding FHA domain-containing protein — protein MTAVASPPSFQQLNRPGWNVNGGQSLNSMNPEDVRGMFVPRKTLQRSNSSSSVASTSSNSSTTTVATNASQPNGTPASTNSDMSSWSSTASRKRPQPKGPWPPGKPEGQPDFGRPVMRSPMNGINGNSSLQTVPGQPQMMPQQGLAARPVGDPMPSGQPVLYLLSLNGTFERKTISVPYYPESLRIGRQTNQKTIPTATNGYFDSKVLSRQHAEVWADRMGKIYIRDVKSSNGTFVNGTRLSQENRESEPHELQTGDHVELGIDIVSEDQKTVVHHKVAAKVEHAGFVSPSNNVMDMNFGDLDPANGAMAVPASGPMPYRGRTGSNASMASNGRMIAPQNMAGMVPNGGAARGFLLTPITTEHIVKRLHNEMRSARLQSQDLSRTGHFIHALLGKEEVKDLEKPEAHEPPRHLPNGNALPFRTDAKTRFSDPPAPPPQQPLPEKPDVPSLKRGTTERPKANSTPSPVGRDNLHQIIQLTEALNNAKKEMDTQTARIKDLEDMLTKEREARELAEDMAKILEDSAVKETNGGPKEHDDTETILEDAFEPPQDDFETRDVEMTDAEPIAEEPTPESAEDIAARFQAKIDTMMSEMSDLKQQMDAWKQRCEQAETERDADRKTLAEMVARIRRDEEAKQAAATAEPNRSPSRGRRGRSGGPAEKITTVVQTDGSGESTPAPTQTEASVYDPSDKPTLSRANTITPLTIPPGKLAKDQAMMASVPYASMLGVVIIGMGLMAYINGWQPEPTPRH, from the exons ATGACTGCCGTCGCGAGCCCTCCCAGCTTCCAGCAACTCAATCGACCGGGATGGAATGTTAATGGCGGGCAAAGTCTGAATTCGATGAATCCAGAAGACGTCAGAGGCATGTTCGTGCCGCGGAAGACGCTGCAGCGGAGCAActcgtcctcctccgtcgcgtccacctcgtccaactcgtccaccaccaccgtcgccaCGAATGCCTCGCAACCAAATGGCACCCCGGCCTCGACCAACTCCGACATGAGCTCGTGGTCGAGCACCGCTTCGAGGAAGCGCCCACAGCCCAAAGGCCCCTGGCCCCCCGGCAAACCAGAAGGCCAGCCCGATTTTGGCAGGCCCGTCATGCGTTCGCCCATGAACGGAATCAACGGCAACTCGTCCCTGCAGACCGTTCCCGGCCAGCCGCAGATGATGCCGCAACAAGGCCTCGCCGCGAGGCCCGTGGGCGATCCCATGCCCAGCGGCCAGCCCGTCCTCTACCTCTTGTCGCTGAATGGCACTTTCGAGCGCAAAACCATATCCGTACCATACTATCCCGAGAGCCTTCGCATCGGTCGCCAGACCAACCAGAAGACGATCCCCACTGCCACGAACGGCTACTTTGACAGCAAAGTGCTGTCCAGACAACACGCCGAAGTGTGGGCCGATCGCATGGGCAAGATCTACATCCGCGATGTCAAGTCGTCCAATGGAACCTTCGTCAACGGGACGCGCTTGTCGCAAGAAAACCGCGAATCCGAACCCCACGAACTACAGACCGGTGATCACGTCGAGCTGGGGATCGATATCGTGAGCGAGGACCAAAAGACGGTCGTCCATCACAAGGTTGCCGCCAAGGTTGAGCATGCCGGCTTCGTCAGCCCCTCCAACAACGTTATGGACATGAACTTTGGCGACTTGGATCCCGCCAACGGCGCCATGGCCGTCCCCGCGTCGGGACCAATGCCGTATCGCGGCCGCACGGGAAGCAACGCGTCCATGGCCAGCAACGGACGCATGATAGCTCCTCAAAACATGGCCGGCATGGTCCCCAACGGCGGAGCTGCGCGTGGCTTCCTGCTGACGCCTATTACCACAGAGCATATTGTGAAGAGGCTGCAC AACGAGATGCGGAGTGCACGACTACAATCTCAAGACCTGTCACGGACGGGCCATTTCATCCACGCGCTGCTTGGCAAAGAAGAAGTCAAGGATCTGGAGAAGCCCGAGGCACACGAGCCCCCTAGACACCTCCCTAATGGCAACGCCCTGCCCTTCCGAACCGATGCGAAGACGCGATTCTCCGATCCGCCCGCTCCCCCGCCTCAGCAGCCTCTTCCCGAGAAGCCTGATGTGCCTTCGCTCAAACGAGGCACCACCGAGCGACCGAAGGCCAACAGTACCCCGTCGCCTGTGGGACGGGACAACCTGCACCAGATCATTCAGTTGACCGAGGCTTTGAACAACgcgaagaaggagatggatACCCAGACCGCCCGCATCAAGGACTTGGAAGACATGCTCACCAAAGAGCGCGAGGCACGCGAGCTTGCCGAAGACATGGCAAAGATTCTCGAGGACAGTGCCGTCAAGGAGACCAATGGCGGGCCCAAAGAGCATGATGATACCGAGACCATACTCGAAGACGCTTTTGAGCCGCCACAGGACGATTTTGAGACTCGAGACGTTGAAATGACGGACGCCGAACCCATTGCCGAAGAGCCGACACCAGAAAGCGCCGAGGACATTGCCGCTCGTTTCCAGGCCAAGATCGACACGATGATGTCAGAGATGAGCGATCTCAAACAGCAGATGGATGCCTGGAAGCAAAGATGCGAACAGGCCGAGACGGAACGTGACGCGGACCGCAAAACCCTTGCCGAGATGGTTGCCCGGATTCGCAgagacgaagaagccaagcaggcggcggcgacggcggaaCCAAACCGATCTCCATCCCGTGGGCGTCgcggtcgcagcgggggcCCTGCCGAGAAGATTACCACCGTCGTCCAGACAGACGGCTCTGGCgagtcgacgccggcccctACGCAGACCGAGGCCAGCGTGTACGACCCGAGCGACAAGCCTACGCTGTCGCGAGCCAACACCATAACGCCGCTCACCATACCACCGGGCAAGCTGGCAAAGGACCAGGCCATGATGGCCAGCGTACCCTACGCCTCCATGCTCGGTGTTGTGATCATAGGCATGGGCCTCATGGCTTACATCAACGGCTGGCAACCGGAACCGACCCCCCGTCATTGA